Proteins encoded together in one Chitinophaga lutea window:
- a CDS encoding dihydrofolate reductase family protein — protein sequence MSRKIIYSMHVSLDGFVGGPNGEMDWIKVDDSMFDHVGQLTDDADAAIYGKNTFHMMDSYWPTADQGPNPTKHDKEHAQWYRSVEKYVISTTLKNTGADKVTIIGKNIPERIAQLKALPGKNILIFGSPSTAYLLTQHGLIDEYRLFVNPVILGSGIPMFEHNGQTIPLKLRETLQFAAGVTSLCYEKA from the coding sequence ATGAGCAGGAAAATAATCTATTCCATGCACGTGTCGCTCGACGGGTTCGTGGGTGGCCCCAACGGGGAAATGGACTGGATCAAGGTCGATGATTCGATGTTCGATCACGTGGGCCAGCTCACGGACGATGCGGACGCGGCCATCTACGGGAAAAACACCTTCCACATGATGGACAGCTACTGGCCCACGGCCGACCAGGGGCCCAATCCCACCAAACACGATAAAGAACATGCGCAATGGTACCGCAGCGTTGAGAAGTACGTGATCTCCACCACCCTTAAAAACACCGGTGCAGACAAAGTCACCATCATCGGTAAAAATATCCCCGAACGCATTGCGCAGCTGAAAGCCCTGCCCGGCAAAAACATCCTGATCTTCGGCAGCCCTTCCACGGCTTACTTGCTGACCCAACACGGCCTCATCGACGAATACCGGCTGTTCGTGAACCCGGTGATACTGGGCAGCGGCATTCCCATGTTCGAGCACAACGGGCAGACCATTCCGCTGAAGCTCCGGGAAACCCTGCAGTTCGCGGCCGGCGTTACCAGCCTGTGCTACGAAAAGGCATAA
- a CDS encoding NmrA family NAD(P)-binding protein, translating into MHIILGATGHIGAALTKILLELGEPVTAVTRDPQKGEKLRQMGAHVAVVNVLDTEKLRRTFKQGKRLYLLNPPAPPDTDTAKEEFKTVDAIISALEGSGIEKVVAESTYGAQPGDRLGDLGVLYHMEQALDALSVPHTIIRGAYYMSNWDHALDTARKEGVVHTLYPAEYKIPMVSPADIAKVAAKLLLEPPTKGGLYYVEGPEPYSSAEVADAFSAALQRPVKAVTIPQHQWIPSLEKMGFSPEAAASMAAMTDITLKQDFEMPDAPIRGETTLQEYIHRLVHPKHAPVTGG; encoded by the coding sequence ATGCATATTATCCTGGGCGCTACCGGCCACATCGGTGCTGCCTTAACGAAGATATTGCTCGAACTGGGCGAGCCCGTCACCGCTGTTACCCGTGATCCTCAAAAAGGGGAAAAATTACGACAGATGGGCGCACATGTTGCAGTCGTGAATGTGCTCGACACGGAAAAACTCCGCCGTACTTTCAAACAGGGCAAACGGCTGTACCTGCTCAATCCGCCCGCCCCGCCGGATACCGATACCGCCAAAGAAGAATTTAAAACCGTGGATGCCATCATCAGCGCGCTGGAAGGCTCCGGCATCGAAAAGGTGGTGGCGGAATCCACTTACGGCGCACAGCCGGGGGACCGCCTGGGCGATCTCGGCGTGCTGTATCACATGGAACAGGCGCTGGACGCACTGTCCGTGCCGCACACCATCATCCGGGGCGCCTACTACATGAGCAACTGGGACCATGCGCTGGACACGGCGCGCAAGGAGGGCGTGGTGCATACCCTGTACCCTGCTGAATATAAAATCCCGATGGTGAGCCCGGCAGACATTGCCAAAGTAGCCGCAAAACTCTTACTGGAACCGCCCACCAAAGGTGGCCTGTATTATGTGGAAGGCCCCGAGCCGTATTCCAGCGCCGAAGTGGCGGACGCATTCTCCGCCGCGCTGCAACGGCCGGTGAAAGCCGTGACCATCCCGCAGCATCAATGGATACCCTCCCTGGAGAAGATGGGATTTTCACCGGAAGCCGCCGCGTCCATGGCTGCCATGACGGACATCACCCTCAAACAGGACTTTGAGATGCCGGATGCCCCGATACGCGGCGAAACCACCCTGCAGGAATACATTCACCGCCTGGTGCATCCCAAACATGCACCGGTAACGGGCGGGTGA
- a CDS encoding HYR-like domain-containing protein, which produces MFLLFTVVAQAQSANLDQGANGKASAPTTPVDWVNGNLNGNTAHFLEGYSVPYRAVLKSLVVNQTYTLVVALDVRNGSKHALDYITQFQRLEPHITFGHTAETVNPILNVTGFPAAYFTSTDTEPIPVPSTAGTPVAGQPAASFNALPAAERVMTGYNADLLSVTYASEGNLTAAQSETVINITFKALKETVVLAWGGHIASEAEWGSDPVTGESNSASGINGSPYHMRLKNWIINGNVVSIGNQDRSLKTDAVLVPPECEVAGPDRVCAEFSPLLYTSTVDDAQGVTYLWSIIGANTAGAQIVNATLANIEVVPIGSTFNAGSFNLQLIVTRNGLKDTCYLGTHESPGTPVVVQKASVDAGTDQAITNLDTAYLNAVPSGGTAPYTFSWSPATGLSATNIANPYFVPPSAGVYQFIVTITDSIGCMDKDTVVITVTEHAHPPCVIDGPDPVCPGTSNVYTGPPPADVSSYSWSVTGNASIPGATNGSSVTVLAGSSCGAYVLQLITATPDGKVKDTCMRTIQVKDTIPPVLAGTVADATVACAKDVPAAPAVTASDNCQAEMQVQMSQETTDSTCVNKFKIVRKWWAVDACGNTSDTLRQTITVNDDVKPVITAEFEKEISVQCVNDIPAPPTPTATDNCDGELTPVYSAIGSGTACDSTIVRTWVFTDACGNADSVKQTIHVKDDTAPVLNGNVSDATVACAKDVPAAPTVTATDNCGDVTVQYSQMVTDSTCVNKFKVVRMWWTEDACGNKSDTLRQTITVNDDVKPVITADFEREITVQCEDGIPEPPTPTATDNCDGALTPVYSSISNGTGCDLGIVRKWIFTDACGNSDSVTQIIHVKDNTKPVLNGSVTDATVACAKDVPAAANITATDNCGEATVHYSEEVTDSTCVNRFKVVRMWWAEDACGNKSDTLRQTITVYDDVKPVITADFDKEISVQCEKDIPAPPSPTATDNCDGNLTPVCSATRTGSGCDLTIVRTWVFTDACGNSDSVKQTIHVKDNIAPVLDGNVSDVTVACAKDVPAAGNVTATDNCGDATVHYSQTVTDSTCVNRFKVVRMWWAEDACGNKSDTLYQTVTVFDDVAPVVVTKADNKLLACGVQVTFDPPTFEDNCGGTVTVTTSDRREGSACPFVHIRRWTATDECGNSTYVEQAVTVSCCDSYCTYTQGFYGNKGGLGCTPGGTSVTAKVMMTTVMDAQVGDSAVFGLTSTGKFFTLFLANITSDDIFKMLPGGGTPAALKGYATFTKTNTWANVPISTAKSTYGKINNVLLSQTMALFFNMGVTTSLSGLAIQGDSLFTAKVTACGSTTPVSKIDTFTLPKNVVAYLTSTGQATVQGLFDLANKYLGGQTVSGITASDVNAAVDAINRGFDKCAVLVGWASSSNNINLSAGNITTLSVSRQAAATTTADEAKMKVTVFPNPYSDVLIFKYVAPQTGMAELTLYNLMGQRMATVQKANVIKGSAQHIQYQVPEYMRVFLIYKLTVGNASASGKVVPIK; this is translated from the coding sequence ATGTTTTTATTGTTCACCGTGGTTGCGCAGGCGCAATCCGCCAACCTCGACCAGGGCGCCAATGGGAAGGCCTCGGCCCCTACTACGCCGGTAGATTGGGTGAACGGTAACCTGAACGGCAACACCGCCCACTTTCTCGAGGGATACTCCGTGCCTTACCGCGCCGTTCTGAAAAGCCTGGTGGTGAATCAGACGTACACCCTGGTGGTGGCGCTCGACGTGCGGAACGGCAGTAAACATGCCCTCGATTACATTACGCAATTCCAGCGGTTGGAACCCCATATCACATTCGGGCATACCGCCGAAACTGTCAACCCCATTCTGAACGTAACCGGGTTCCCGGCGGCTTATTTTACGAGCACCGACACGGAACCCATTCCCGTGCCCTCCACTGCGGGCACGCCCGTTGCGGGCCAACCGGCTGCCAGCTTTAACGCCCTGCCGGCGGCTGAAAGGGTGATGACGGGGTACAATGCAGACCTGTTAAGCGTGACGTATGCTTCCGAAGGCAACCTCACGGCCGCGCAGTCTGAAACCGTGATCAACATTACGTTCAAAGCCCTGAAAGAAACGGTGGTGCTCGCCTGGGGCGGGCACATCGCCAGTGAAGCAGAATGGGGCAGCGACCCTGTTACCGGGGAATCCAATTCGGCTTCCGGTATCAACGGTTCTCCCTACCACATGCGTCTGAAGAACTGGATCATTAATGGGAACGTGGTCAGCATCGGTAATCAGGACAGGTCCTTGAAAACCGATGCTGTTCTTGTTCCGCCTGAGTGCGAAGTGGCCGGACCGGACAGGGTATGCGCCGAATTCTCGCCGCTGCTCTACACTTCCACGGTCGACGATGCGCAAGGCGTTACTTACCTCTGGAGCATCATCGGCGCCAATACCGCCGGGGCCCAGATCGTGAACGCCACCCTGGCCAACATCGAAGTGGTGCCCATCGGATCTACTTTCAATGCCGGTTCTTTTAACCTGCAGCTGATCGTGACCCGCAACGGATTGAAAGACACCTGCTACCTGGGCACACATGAAAGCCCGGGCACGCCCGTGGTGGTACAGAAAGCATCCGTTGACGCCGGAACGGACCAGGCGATCACGAACCTGGATACGGCTTATCTCAATGCCGTGCCCAGCGGCGGCACCGCACCCTACACATTCAGCTGGAGCCCCGCTACAGGGCTGTCAGCCACCAATATCGCCAATCCTTACTTCGTTCCTCCTTCCGCCGGTGTATACCAGTTCATTGTGACGATTACCGACAGCATCGGCTGTATGGATAAAGACACCGTCGTCATTACCGTTACCGAGCATGCGCATCCGCCGTGCGTGATTGACGGTCCTGACCCCGTGTGCCCCGGAACATCCAATGTTTATACCGGGCCGCCTCCTGCCGATGTCAGCTCTTACAGCTGGAGCGTAACGGGTAATGCTAGCATTCCCGGCGCTACCAACGGCAGCAGCGTTACCGTACTGGCCGGCAGCAGCTGCGGCGCTTATGTGCTGCAACTGATCACCGCAACGCCTGACGGTAAGGTGAAAGATACCTGTATGCGCACCATCCAGGTGAAAGATACCATTCCGCCCGTACTGGCCGGCACCGTAGCAGACGCTACCGTGGCCTGTGCGAAAGACGTACCGGCTGCACCGGCAGTGACCGCTTCCGATAATTGCCAGGCAGAAATGCAGGTACAGATGAGCCAGGAAACGACGGACAGCACCTGCGTGAACAAATTCAAGATCGTGCGCAAATGGTGGGCTGTGGACGCCTGCGGTAATACCTCAGATACGCTGCGGCAGACCATCACCGTCAACGACGACGTGAAGCCTGTGATCACGGCTGAATTTGAAAAGGAAATCTCCGTGCAGTGCGTCAACGACATACCCGCTCCGCCAACCCCGACGGCAACGGATAATTGCGACGGCGAACTGACACCGGTGTACAGTGCTATCGGTAGTGGTACCGCCTGCGACTCAACGATCGTACGCACCTGGGTATTCACCGATGCCTGCGGCAACGCAGACTCCGTGAAACAGACCATCCATGTGAAAGACGATACCGCACCCGTACTGAACGGCAACGTGAGCGATGCGACCGTGGCCTGTGCCAAAGACGTGCCTGCCGCGCCAACCGTGACCGCTACCGATAATTGCGGAGACGTAACGGTTCAGTACAGCCAGATGGTGACAGACAGCACCTGCGTAAATAAATTCAAGGTGGTACGGATGTGGTGGACGGAAGACGCTTGCGGTAACAAGTCCGACACCCTGCGCCAGACCATCACCGTAAATGACGACGTGAAGCCTGTGATCACCGCTGATTTCGAAAGAGAAATCACGGTACAGTGCGAAGACGGCATACCCGAACCGCCGACCCCGACGGCTACCGATAATTGCGACGGCGCCCTCACGCCGGTTTACAGCTCCATCAGCAATGGTACGGGTTGCGACCTCGGCATCGTGCGCAAATGGATATTCACCGACGCCTGCGGCAACAGTGATTCCGTAACGCAGATCATCCACGTGAAAGACAATACCAAACCGGTATTGAACGGTTCCGTGACCGATGCGACCGTGGCCTGTGCGAAAGACGTGCCTGCCGCTGCCAACATCACTGCTACCGATAATTGCGGCGAAGCAACCGTTCACTACAGTGAAGAGGTGACAGACAGCACCTGCGTGAACAGATTCAAGGTAGTGCGGATGTGGTGGGCAGAAGACGCCTGCGGCAACAAGTCCGACACCCTGCGCCAGACCATTACGGTTTACGATGACGTGAAACCTGTGATCACGGCCGATTTCGACAAAGAAATCTCCGTACAGTGCGAAAAGGATATTCCTGCGCCGCCATCACCGACGGCTACGGATAATTGCGATGGCAATCTCACACCGGTATGCAGTGCAACCCGCACCGGATCCGGCTGCGACCTCACCATCGTACGCACCTGGGTATTCACCGACGCGTGCGGTAACAGTGATTCCGTGAAACAGACCATTCACGTGAAAGACAATATTGCACCGGTACTCGACGGTAACGTGAGCGATGTGACCGTGGCCTGCGCGAAAGACGTGCCTGCGGCCGGAAACGTAACCGCTACCGATAATTGCGGCGACGCAACGGTTCACTACAGCCAGACGGTAACAGACAGCACCTGCGTGAACAGATTCAAGGTAGTACGGATGTGGTGGGCAGAAGATGCCTGCGGCAACAAGTCCGACACCCTGTATCAGACCGTGACGGTATTCGACGATGTAGCGCCGGTGGTAGTAACCAAGGCAGACAACAAACTGCTGGCCTGCGGCGTACAGGTAACCTTCGATCCTCCGACGTTTGAAGACAACTGCGGCGGTACCGTAACGGTAACCACCAGCGACAGGAGGGAAGGCTCCGCCTGTCCGTTCGTACACATCAGGCGGTGGACGGCCACCGACGAATGCGGTAACAGCACTTATGTAGAACAGGCTGTGACCGTGAGCTGCTGCGACAGCTACTGTACTTATACGCAGGGCTTCTACGGCAACAAGGGCGGCCTTGGCTGCACTCCGGGCGGCACCAGCGTTACCGCGAAAGTCATGATGACAACTGTGATGGATGCACAGGTAGGCGATTCCGCCGTATTCGGCCTGACATCTACCGGCAAGTTCTTCACGTTGTTCCTGGCCAACATCACCAGCGACGACATCTTCAAGATGCTGCCGGGCGGTGGTACACCAGCAGCGCTGAAAGGCTACGCTACCTTCACCAAAACCAATACCTGGGCCAATGTGCCGATCTCAACGGCGAAGAGCACTTATGGAAAGATCAACAACGTATTGTTGTCACAAACGATGGCGCTGTTCTTCAACATGGGTGTCACCACTTCACTGTCAGGACTGGCCATTCAGGGCGACTCCCTGTTCACCGCGAAGGTAACCGCGTGCGGCAGCACCACACCGGTATCAAAGATAGATACCTTCACACTGCCGAAGAACGTAGTGGCTTACCTGACTTCTACCGGCCAGGCTACCGTACAGGGCCTGTTCGATCTGGCGAATAAATACCTGGGCGGGCAGACCGTCAGCGGTATCACAGCGTCAGACGTGAATGCAGCGGTAGATGCCATCAACAGAGGATTCGACAAGTGCGCAGTACTGGTAGGATGGGCTTCATCCAGCAACAACATCAACCTGTCCGCCGGCAATATCACCACGCTCAGCGTGAGCCGCCAGGCAGCTGCTACAACAACGGCAGATGAAGCCAAGATGAAAGTGACGGTATTCCCGAACCCGTATTCCGACGTGCTCATATTCAAATATGTTGCACCGCAAACAGGCATGGCAGAGCTGACGCTCTACAACCTGATGGGCCAACGCATGGCAACGGTGCAAAAGGCGAATGTGATCAAGGGCAGTGCTCAGCACATCCAATACCAGGTGCCTGAATACATGCGCGTATTCCTGATCTACAAACTGACAGTAGGGAATGCCAGCGCATCCGGTAAAGTTGTCCCGATAAAATAA
- a CDS encoding TFIIB-type zinc ribbon-containing protein codes for MNCPNCNETLLMTHRNNVEIDYCPKCRGIWLDKGELDKLLEQEARQDDDQPHYKHDNDHRHRPYSDDRHQYDDRHKYPKKKKSFLGDFFDFD; via the coding sequence ATGAATTGCCCGAATTGCAACGAAACGCTGCTGATGACGCACCGCAACAACGTTGAGATCGATTATTGCCCCAAATGCCGCGGCATCTGGCTCGACAAGGGGGAACTGGACAAACTGCTGGAGCAGGAAGCCCGGCAGGACGATGATCAGCCTCATTACAAACACGACAACGACCATCGCCACCGTCCCTACAGCGACGACCGCCATCAATACGACGACCGGCATAAATACCCGAAGAAAAAGAAATCCTTTTTAGGTGATTTTTTTGATTTCGATTAA
- a CDS encoding ATP-binding protein, producing MKAPFLLTLLVSATIWSHAQTTRDPQKVLQQLENDLRQAASDSAKAYAGFALSGYWIAKGDTIKARQYLQQGMPHIQHNAFLEGMYRLCAAQVMPVGALEERQAGYLKADSLLARYTHADATRFRAQAWYQYGRVAQRKDDLKTFTDVLLHKAIPLAKQSGDNTLVGKANLAVAIVFKNTAQYDKAEPYIQQAIAAFKNKDVETHELITAYHTIAENYSLSGKNDRARLALDSAATLLPAYPDSEYYLDHYAAEGMYFTVAGQFKNALTSLEKGVAMAKRQQLRYEEQRLVMQQFYAYYNDKNFTKAKTTLEYLTQQPEMMAFASNRLQIYYGFAATYEGLQQMGPAYQWMKKYSELSDSVTQSQLKKDVQAMEVKYQNAEKQKEINALKAKTIQDALAAKNNRLLNGLLAGGIVFLLVVLVFALIVYRNRKKLHEQQLNDIRRQQQIQFSQAIMQGEEQERKRMAQELHDGLGGILAVARINLSSQVKDSCTDHQRTELEKITRQLDHSVHELRRIAHNMMPVALLKFGLQTALKDLCESLMNEHTSIDFQALNIRNTLRQDAQIHIYRIIQELLTNAIRHAHASRIMLQCSQDGNSFFITQEDNGRGFDTDTVAKAKGIGFSNIKNRVGYLHGRMDIDSSENAGTAINIELHVEN from the coding sequence ATGAAAGCGCCATTCCTGCTGACACTGCTGGTGTCGGCCACCATATGGAGCCATGCCCAAACAACCCGCGATCCGCAAAAAGTACTGCAGCAGCTAGAAAATGACCTTCGCCAGGCCGCGTCCGACAGTGCAAAAGCCTACGCGGGCTTTGCCCTTTCCGGCTACTGGATCGCTAAAGGCGATACGATAAAAGCCAGACAGTACCTGCAACAGGGCATGCCCCACATCCAGCACAATGCTTTTCTCGAAGGGATGTACCGGCTCTGTGCGGCCCAGGTAATGCCCGTCGGCGCACTGGAAGAAAGGCAGGCCGGCTACCTGAAAGCAGACAGCCTGCTGGCCCGTTACACACACGCCGATGCCACCCGTTTCCGCGCGCAGGCCTGGTACCAGTATGGCCGCGTGGCGCAGCGGAAAGACGATCTGAAAACATTTACCGACGTTCTCCTGCATAAAGCCATTCCGCTGGCCAAACAGTCGGGCGACAATACCCTCGTAGGCAAAGCCAACCTCGCCGTTGCGATCGTTTTCAAAAATACGGCGCAATACGACAAAGCGGAACCCTACATCCAGCAGGCCATCGCGGCGTTCAAAAACAAAGACGTGGAAACGCACGAGCTCATCACGGCCTATCATACCATTGCAGAAAACTATTCCCTCTCCGGCAAAAACGACCGCGCCCGCCTCGCGCTCGACAGCGCGGCCACCCTGCTCCCCGCCTACCCGGATTCGGAATATTACCTCGATCATTACGCCGCGGAAGGCATGTATTTCACCGTGGCCGGCCAGTTCAAAAATGCACTCACCAGCCTCGAAAAAGGCGTCGCCATGGCGAAGCGCCAGCAGCTGCGCTATGAAGAACAGCGCCTCGTGATGCAACAGTTCTATGCTTATTATAACGATAAAAACTTCACCAAAGCCAAAACCACACTGGAGTACCTGACGCAGCAGCCGGAAATGATGGCCTTCGCCAGCAACCGCCTGCAGATCTACTACGGATTCGCCGCGACCTACGAAGGGCTGCAGCAGATGGGCCCGGCTTACCAGTGGATGAAAAAATACAGCGAGCTGAGCGACAGCGTGACGCAAAGCCAGCTGAAGAAAGATGTACAGGCGATGGAAGTAAAATACCAGAACGCCGAAAAACAGAAAGAGATCAACGCCCTGAAAGCCAAAACCATCCAGGATGCGCTGGCCGCCAAAAATAACCGGCTTCTCAACGGGCTCCTGGCCGGCGGCATCGTGTTCCTGCTCGTAGTACTGGTCTTCGCCCTCATCGTATACCGCAACCGCAAAAAGCTGCACGAACAGCAGCTCAACGACATCCGCCGGCAGCAACAGATACAGTTCAGCCAGGCCATCATGCAGGGCGAAGAACAGGAACGCAAACGCATGGCGCAGGAGCTGCACGACGGACTGGGCGGCATTCTCGCCGTGGCCAGGATCAATCTTTCGTCGCAGGTGAAAGACAGCTGTACCGACCATCAGCGCACGGAGCTGGAGAAAATCACCAGACAGCTCGATCATTCGGTACACGAGCTGCGCCGCATCGCACATAACATGATGCCCGTGGCCCTGCTGAAATTCGGCCTGCAAACGGCGCTGAAAGACCTCTGCGAATCACTCATGAACGAGCACACCAGCATCGATTTCCAGGCGCTCAACATCCGGAACACCTTGCGCCAGGATGCGCAGATCCATATTTACCGCATCATACAGGAACTGCTCACCAACGCCATCCGCCACGCACACGCATCGCGCATCATGCTGCAATGCAGCCAGGACGGCAATTCGTTTTTCATCACCCAGGAAGACAATGGCCGCGGCTTCGACACCGACACCGTAGCCAAGGCGAAAGGCATCGGCTTCAGTAATATCAAAAACCGGGTAGGTTACCTTCACGGCAGGATGGACATCGATTCCTCCGAAAACGCAGGCACCGCCATAAACATAGAATTGCATGTTGAAAACTAA
- a CDS encoding response regulator transcription factor: MLKTNTTIAIVDDHPIVLEGLQRLLQNAEGMEISGCFTTGAELIDFIRGQKVDIVLLDISLPDIGGIELCREIKQLSPTTHVLALSNHSERSLILQMLQNGATGYLLKNIAVGELITCIEEARAGLVTFSKAVKEIMARPSVSDLKGATQLTKREKEILHLIAEGKTTTQIAQELNLSPLTVETHRKNLIQKFQVPNVAALIKAALQQGVI, from the coding sequence ATGTTGAAAACTAATACCACCATCGCCATCGTGGACGATCATCCGATTGTACTGGAAGGACTGCAGCGCCTGCTGCAAAACGCGGAAGGAATGGAAATCTCCGGCTGTTTTACCACCGGCGCCGAACTCATCGATTTCATACGCGGACAGAAAGTGGACATCGTACTGCTCGACATTTCCCTGCCCGATATCGGCGGTATAGAGCTGTGCCGCGAAATCAAACAGCTAAGCCCCACCACGCACGTGCTCGCGCTCAGCAACCACTCCGAGCGCAGCCTCATCCTTCAGATGCTGCAAAACGGCGCCACGGGTTATCTCCTGAAAAACATCGCGGTGGGCGAACTGATCACCTGCATCGAGGAAGCCCGGGCAGGACTGGTCACCTTCAGCAAAGCCGTCAAGGAGATCATGGCCCGCCCTTCCGTTAGCGACCTCAAAGGCGCCACGCAGCTCACCAAACGTGAAAAGGAAATCCTGCACCTCATCGCCGAAGGCAAAACCACCACGCAGATCGCCCAGGAACTGAATCTGAGCCCGCTCACGGTGGAAACGCACCGCAAAAACCTGATACAGAAATTCCAGGTGCCGAATGTGGCGGCGCTGATCAAGGCCGCGCTGCAGCAGGGCGTTATATGA